Proteins encoded by one window of Cryptococcus gattii WM276 chromosome K, complete sequence:
- a CDS encoding Hypothetical protein (Similar to SGTC gene model, INSD accession EAL18185.1; CNBK2030) translates to MSDDRQMQRGKAGISWPAQELTSDPIAKFFQYRSKLSWHWNWTKHWKGPLVPATSDDLEIDAEFVPMVWSPQSLDDGCDLQEEWNLLLGFNEPDLDNEAVASYRSPQEAADAWIRLAQLRTDPDKQHLVSPAVASNVEWLKEFLSLIPEDTYPIYLAVHLYTTTFDDFVRKLEMYHSEFGLPIILTEFCMQSWDEGVPGPQDQQQVHNYMGQTTKWLDETDYVIKYCWFGAVRDTANLHGVHPFNRLMDENGEITPLGFQYMYGGHE, encoded by the exons ATGTCTGATGACCGACAAATGCAAAGGGGGAAG GCTGGCATTAGCTGGCCGGCTCAAGAACTTACCTCGGACCCCATTGCCAAATTCTTCCAATACCGTTCC AAGCTCTCATGGCATTGGAACTGGACCAAGCATTGGAAGGGTCCCCTGGTCCCGGCGACTTCTGACGATCTTGAGATTGACGCAGAATTTGTGCCCATGGT TTGGTCACCTCAATCCTTAGATGATGGTTGCGACTTGCAAGAAGAATGGAATCTTCTCTTGGGTTTTAACGAGCCCG ACCTCGACAACGAAGCTGTCGCAAGCTATCGTTCCCCGCAAGAAGCTGCAGATGC ATGGATCCGGCTTGCACAACTCCGGACCGATCCAGACAAGCAGCACCTCGTTTCCCCCGCTGTAGCATCCAACGTGGAATGGCTTAAAGAATTCCTCTCCTTGATTCCCGAGGATACTTATCCCATTTATTTGGCTGTGCACCTCTACACGACTACTTTTGATGATTTTGTTCGCAAGCTGGAGATGTACCACAGCGAGTTTGGGTTGCCTATTATCTTGACCGAATTCTGTATGCAG AGCTGGGACGAAGGTGTTCCAGGCCCACAGGACCAACAGCAAGTCCACAATTACATGG GCCAAACGACAAAATGGCTTGATGAAACTGATTATGTTAT TAAGTACTGTTGGTTTGGTGCTGTTCGCGATACGGCGAACTTGCACGGCGTTCACCCCTTCAACCGACTCATGGATGAAAACGGCGAGATTACTCCACT GGGTTTCCAGTACATGTACGGTGGGCATGAGTAA
- a CDS encoding Hypothetical Protein (Similar to TIGR gene model, INSD accession AAW46222.1), which yields MTLTKATGVFSGKASSAAPLVSATGTGSSSSKMGVSWPIQEKDASSIAQFFLMLFQSFDRTFFDNSDSLQDGFTEIMGYNEPDIIGSWKTQITKLRSTYPSIKVQSPVMAFNQTWLSTFFATICPPPYSSKDGWSDCSYKPDYVAMHLYTTDPDEFMSTVSTFQKTFGLPLVLSEFACYRFGSNSNPSAADVSTFMQKTISWLEKQSWLVRYAWFGAVRDSTYLYGVAETNRLMDPTGQLTNLGKQYMNGGQLL from the exons ATGACGTTAACAAAGGCGACCGGAGTATTTTCGGGCAAGGCGTCATCGGCTGCCCCGCTGGTCTCGGCTACAGGAACTGGAAGCTCATCCTCTAAGATGGGTGTTAGCTGGCCTATACAAGAGAAGGATGCATCATCAATAGCGCAGTTCTTC CTAATGTTGTTTCAAAGCTTCGACAGAACCTTCTTTGACAACTCTGACTCTTTACAAGACGGATTTACAGAGATCATGGGATACAACGAACCAG ATATCATCGGTAGCTGGAAAACTCAGATTACCAAACTGCGATCCACTTACCCTTCGATCAAAGTCCAATCTCCAGTGATGGCATTCAACCAAACTTGGCTTTCCACCTTTTTCGCTACCATTTGTCCTCCACCGTACTCCTCCAAAGATGGATGGAGTGACTGCTCGTATAAGCCAGATTATGTGGCGATGCACTTATACACCACAGATCCAGATGAATTTATGTCCACTGTGTCAACATTTCAGAAGACTTTTGGGTTACCACTGGTCTTGAGTGAATTTGCTTGTTAC CGCTTTGGGTCAAATTCTAACCCTAGCGCAGCCGATGTCAGCACCTTCATGCAAAAGACGATCTCTTGGCTTGAGAAACAGTCTTGGCTGGT GAGATATGCCTGGTTTGGCGCGGTCAGGGACTCTACCTACCTATATGGAGTAGCAGAGACTAACCGTCTGATGGACCCTACTGGCCAGTTGACTAACCT TGGCAAACAGTACATGAACGGCGGCCAGCTTCTATAA
- a CDS encoding D-lactate dehydrogenase (Similar to TIGR gene model, INSD accession AAW46311.1) yields MIGPRIVSRIAARALRRSPFHPLSRSTLAPTKLSPTGYTSVRLGSTLPPRADFTKPTEEHIKELRTLLSSNASLISTIDGSATPDELQAFNDDWMNKYHGKSPIVVKPKTTEEVSKVMKYCYDKGLAVVPQGGNTGLVGGSNPVYDEIILNLSNLSQIRSFDPVSGIFVADAGVILEVADNYLAEQGFIFPLDLGAKGSCHIGGNVATNAGGLRLLRYGSLHGTVLGLEVVLPDGTIWNGLSKLRKDNTGFDIKQLFIGSEGTIGIITAISILCPRRPSAMNVAVFSLPSYEAVQKVFGEAKTYLGEILSAFEFFDKQSYALVKKHQEENGETRSVFEQEGDFYCLIETGGSNSEHDEAKLTALLEHLLTSDLVLDGVLAQDSTQFQSIWSLRELIPESAGKAGSVYKYDVSVPVGKMYGLVGKMRERLRKEGVLEGDGNPEGPIRAVAGYGHMGDGNLHINIVANKYTEEIEKIIEPYVYEIVAENEGSISAEHGLGVMKAPYIGYSQNETSVEVMKKIKNLFDPKGLLNPYKYIV; encoded by the exons ATGATAGGCCCTAGGATTGTCTCACGCATCGCTGCCCGAGCCCTCAGGCGCTCACCTTTTCACCCCCTGTCCAGGAGCACTCTCGCTCCCACGAAGCTCTCCCCTACAGGCTACACCTCTGTTCGACTCGGCTCGACTCTTCCTCCACGTGCGGACTTCACCAAGCCTACCGAGGAGCACATTAAGGAGCTCCGAACCCTCCTGTCGTCTAACGCGTCTCTCATCTCAACCATCGACGGTTCTGCGACTCCCGATGAATTACAAGCATTTAATGACGATTGGATGAACAAGTACCATGGCAAGAGTCCCATTGTTGTCAAACCTAAAACTACGGAGGAGGTCAGCAAAGTCATGAAGTACTGCTATGACAAGGGTTTGGCAGTCGTTCCTCAAGGCGGTAACACTGGTCTTGTTG GTGGCTCTAACCCCGTATACGACGAAATTATCCTTAATCTCTCCAATCTCTCCCAGATCCGCTCATTTGACCCTGTCTCCGGTATCTTTGTCGCTGACGCCGGCGTTATCCTCGAAGTTGCCGACAACTACCTTGCTGAACAGGGCTTCATCTTTCCCCTCGATCTCGGTGCCAAGGGATCATGTCACATCGGAGGTAACGTCGCTACCAACGCTGGCGGTTTGAGGTTGTTGAGGTACGGAAGCTTGCACGGCACCGTCCTTGGTTTGGAGGTTGTTTTGCCGGACGGAACTATCTGGAACGGCTTGAGCAAGCTCAGGAAAGATAACACAG GCTTCGACATCAAGCAGCTCTTCATCGGCTCCGAAGGAACTATCGGTATAATTACTgccatctccatcctttGCCCTCGTCGTCCCTCAGCCATGAACGTCGCCGTTTTCTCCTTGCCTTCCTATGAGGCCGTCCAAAAGGTCTTTGGCGAAGCCAAGACTTACCTTGGTGAGATCCTTTCTGCCTTCGAGTTCTTTGACAAGCAAAGT TACGCTCTTGTCAAGAAGCACCAAGAAGAGAACGGCGAGACCCGTAGCGTCTTTGAGCAAGAAGGTGATTTCTACTGTTTGATCGAAACTGGTGGTAGTAATTCTGAACACGATGAGGCC AAACTCACAGCTCTTCTTGAACACCTCCTCACTTCAGATCTCGTCCTCGATGGTGTCCTGGCCCAGGATTCTACCCAATTCCAGTCCATCTGGTCCCTTCGTGAACTCATCCCCGAATCTGCGGGCAAGGCGGGATCAGTATACAAATACGATGTATCCGTCCCCGTGGGCAAGATGTATGGTTTGGTTGGGAAAATGAGGGAGAGACTTAGGAAGGAGGGTGTCCTCGAAGGTGATGGCAACCCTGAAGGGCCTATCAGGGCTGTCGCCGGCTACGGGCACATGGGCGATGGTAACCTTCATATCAACATTGTCGCCAACAAGTACACTGAGGAGATTGAAAAGATTATTGAACCTTATGTTTACGAGATCGTCG CTGAGAATGAGGGCTCCATCTCTGCGGAACATGGTTTGGGTGTCATGAAAGCCCCCTACATCGGTTACTCACAGAACGAGACATCTGTTGAAGTcatgaagaagatcaagaaCTTGTTCGATCCCAAGGGCTTACTCAACCCTTACAAGTACATCGTTTAG
- a CDS encoding cysteine protease ATG4 (Similar to TIGR gene model, INSD accession AAW46309.1), with the protein MSSPTPTSPTSSLAFSPTSFSHASIASTNVRSRTNLPHPHPPDRIPPPKGRPHQQKFKILRKGKDKDKRQPTNSEDDWTIEDVIANGDGIEQGPQYLDDLQWEENESKPERQLVEMASREEKKEKASKSRELVRKTSRLFGRDKDKDRDKFEEPAVTGSSSSTLAATRQSSSTSTDSSTSRSFTSAFTRMNSIQSKRSPRRSFGQAHSRRASQDSQMSWPAPRSIHSSITSHDPSSDPQDGAGGNGVPIPQRQGASMSSLSRYSLPQPNGNTSRSPDTFPNKMSTWFSHLLPVSSETPSPSTNETASSVRKQPSVAASLFNAARQKAVDGVRHLLDSEAQPDKCMDTIWVRGVAHPGWRPITPENGASNLPVLEPGDGGVEDRTASSSMNRPSPTSFRPSSWRRNTSLPPSAQLQPSTQIHSQASNQTTSPNKGFTGIWNPSTLSLAMSIGGSPNKEKEIGSGAESPSKKKGKEVVKWPEQFYDDFKSTVWFTYRNQYAPILSLSPDLLIPSPEAYYASFGPPLDATSPSSPQVTTPTATAQQTATGGGGWSWSKEERGLTSDAGWGCMLRTGQSLLINALIHVHLGRDWRLPSTPATFSEATTSQEIAALKDYAKYAQMVSWFLDDPSPLCPFSVHRMALIGKELGKEVGEWFGPSTAAGTLKTLANSFAPCGIAVATATDSIIYRSDVYAASNLPSDDWNRISPTFNPSRKKKRHNAEAKEGKWGERAVLILVGIRLGLDGVNPIYYDSIKALFTFPQAGGSAGGRPSSSYYFVGSQANHLFYLDPHLTRPAIPLQVPPLPVHSAKEEGSMESSSILSTAEEESEEGVMVHTPETPRSTTPSTFSAAEEVEDEEREEWEQGSKYKLDVMNADGFRVEEEISDDKGRNEGKAIGSDIPKSTLESNGVIQERSDKQKTFTSTASVDSQIDPQMLWYTTAYPDSLLRTYHCEKIKKMPLSGLDPSMLLGFVCKSEDDFENFVERVALLPKKIFTVQDEMPSWEEDDDAGLESVSEPDFEEDEFEEPGTAKPRFDSSSPVNEDSLKGPSIVSASTTATPIAAKEDYLDGEDGDGTDDDDESIDTTTAVRPVDIVRHLHRVDLSVKREQEGGDDDDGEWVGGTPSSQGVLVEPPSLKGTPSKSRSSTAEPHHEQSGEEEQERRVFPVRNRMESWVEPVCEGKEAPNGDNLL; encoded by the exons ATGTCATCCCCAACCCCCACATCCCCTACATCCTCACTTGCCTTCTCCCCTACCTCTTTCTCACACGCTTCTATTGCCTCAACCAACGTCAGGTCCCGCACAAACTTGCctcatccacatcctccTGATCGCATCCCTCCTCCGAAAGGACGGCCACATCAGCAGAAGTTTAAGATCTtgagaaaaggaaaggatAAAGACAAGAGACAGCCTACGAATTCGGAAGATGACTGGACCATTGAAGACGTAATTGCCAATGGCGACGGTATAGAACAGGGACCCCAATATTTGGACGACTTGCAATGGGAAGAGAACGAGTCGAAACCTGAACGGCAGCTGGTTGAAATGGCCAGTCgtgaagagaagaaagagaaggCTTCCAAGAGCAGGGAGCTCGTGAGGAAAACGTCCCGTCTCTTTGGCCGGGACAAGGATAAAGATAGGGATAAATTTGAAGAGCCAGCCGTCACAGGCAGCAGTTCGTCTACTCTCGCAGCTACTCGCCAATCATCATCTACCTCGACAGATTCCAGCACTTCTCGCAGCTTTACCTCAGCGTTTACACGAATGAATTCTATCCAGTCAAAACGATCTCCTCGTAGGAGCTTTGGTCAAGCCCACTCTCGACGTGCATCCCAAGATTCTCAAATGTCCTGGCCGGCACCTAGGTCGATCCATTCATCTATAACTTCACATGACCCATCAAGCGATCCTCAGGACGGCGCTGGTGGTAACGGTGTTCCCATTCCTCAACGGCAAGGTGCTTCCATGTCTTCTCTCTCCCGCTATTCTCTTCCACAGCCCAATGGGAATACGTCCCGAAGCCCAGATACTTTTCCTAACAAAATGTCAACTTGGttctctcatcttcttcccgTATCCTCCGAAACACCGTCCCCCTCTACGAACGAAACCGCTTCCTCTGTACGCAAACAGCCTTCGGTTGCGGCATCACTATTCAATGCTGCAAGGCAAAAAGCGGTCGATGGGGTCAGACACTTGCTCGACTCGGAGGCACAGCCGGATAAGTGTATGGATACGATATGGGTAAGAGGTGTAGCCCATCCTGGATGGCGGCCGATTACGCCCGAAAATGGCGCCAGCAACCTCCCTGTTCTTGAACCAGGTGATGGTGGAGTAGAAGATAGAACGGCGTCTTCGTCCATGAACAGGCCATCACCGACGAGTTTTCGACCATCTTCTTGGAGGCGCAACAcctcccttcctccatctGCCCAGCTTCAACCGTCCACCCAAATCCATAGTCAGGCGAGTAACCAAACGACATCTCCAAATAAAGGTTTCACTGGTATTTGGAACCCATCAACGTTATCGTTAGCTATGTCGATCGGTGGATCTCCTAATAAGGAAAAAGAGATTGGAAGCGGGGCCGAAAGTCCGAGCAAAAAGAAAGGCAAGGAGGTCGTTAAGTGGCCAGAACAGT TCTACGATGACTTCAAATCAACTGTTTGGTTCACTTATCGTAATCAATACGCACCCATATTATCATTGTCTCCGGATCTTCTTATCCCATCCCCAGAAGCATATTATGCCTCTTTTGGACCTCCACTCGATGCTACATCCCCGTCCTCTCCCCAAGTGACTACTCCTACTGCCACCGCACAGCAGACCGCTACCGGAGGCGGAGGATGGAGTTGGTCGAAAGAAGAGCGAGGATTAACCAGTGATGCCGGATGGGGATGTATGTTGAGGACCGGCCAAAGTCTGCTGATAAATGCGTTGATACATGTTCATCTAGGGCGAG ACTGGCGTCTTCCGAGCACCCCAGCTACCTTCTCTGAAGCTACAACCTCTCAAGAGATTGCCGCTCTTAAAGACTACGCCAAGTATGCTCAGATGGTTTCGTGGTTTCTTGACGATCCGTCTCCGCTCTGTCCATTCAGTGTCCATAGGATGGCTCTCATAGGTAAGGAGCTGGGCAAAGAAGTGGGCGAGTGGTTTGGGCCAAGCACGGCAGCTGGAACATTGAA GACGCTTGCGAATTCATTTGCGCCTTGTGGAATCGCGGTAGCCACCGCAACGGATTCAATTATCTATAGATCCGATGTCTATGCTGCTTCGAACCTCCCTTCTGACGACTGGAACCGTATAAGCCCCACCTTCAATCCAAGTAGAAAGAAAAAGCGACATAATGCCGAAGCGAAGGAAGGAAAGTGGGGTGAAAGGGCGGTACTTATTCTCGTTGGGATACGGCTCGGACTCGATGGCGTCAATCCTATCTACTATGACTCTATCAAA GCCCTATTCACGTTCCCACAGGCGGGGGGGAGCGCTGGTGGACGCCCTTCATCTTCTTATTATTTTGTTGGTTCTCAAGCGAATCATCTTTTCTATCTCGATCCACACTTAACGCGTCCCGCTATTCCGCTTCAAGTTCCACCACTACCTGTTCATTCTgcaaaggaagaaggatcAATGGAAAGCAGCAGTATACTAAGCACGGCCGAGGAAGAGTCTGAAGAAGGCGTGATGGTACATACCCCGGAAACACCAAGGTCGACCACTCCATCGACGTTCTCGGCTGCTGAGGAAGTAGAGGACGAAGAGCGGGAGGAGTGGGAGCAAGGCTCCAAGTATAAATTAGATGTAATGAATGCTGACGGTTTTAgagtggaagaggagatcAGTGATGATAAAGGCAGGAATGAAGGGAAAGCGATTGGGTCAGATATTCCAAAGAGTACTCTCGAATCGAACGGGGTCATCCAGGAAAGATCCGATAAGCAGAAAACTTTTACCTCTACCGCTTCTGTCGATTCGCAGATCGACCCGCAGATGCTTTGGTACACTACCGCTTACCCCGATTCTTTGCTGAGGACCTATCATTGCgagaagatcaagaagatgCCTCTTTCGGGGTTAGATCCAAGCATGTTACTGGGGTTTGTTTGCAAAAGTGAGGATGATTTTGAAAATTTTGTAGAGCGAGTAGCCCTG TTGCCCAAGAAGATCTTTACAGTGCAAGACGAAATGCCATCatgggaggaagatgacgatgCCGGTCTCGAATCTGTTTCAGAGCCCGATtttgaagaagacgaaTTTGAAGAGCCCGGAACAGCAAAACCTCGTTTCgattcttcttctcccgTTAATGAAGATAGCCTCAAAGGCCCCAGTATTGTTTCAGCGAGCACGACTGCTACACCTATTGCTGCAAAAGAAGACTATCTTGATGGGGAAGACGGGGATGGCAcagatgacgatgatgagtCTATTGACACGACCACAGCTGTCCGACCTGTGGATATTGTCAGACATCTCCATAGAGTCGATCTCTCTGTGAAGAGGGAACAAGAAGGGggggatgatgatgatggggAGTGGGTTGGAGGGACACCTTCAAGCCAAGGCGTACTTGTTGAACCTCCTTCGCTGAAGGGAACTCCATCAAAATCAAGATCATCTACCGCTGAACCTCATCACGAACAGAGTGGAGAGGAGGAACAAGAGAGACGCGTCTTCCCAGTGAGGAACAGGATGGAGAGCTGGGTTGAACCTGTATGTGAAGGGAAGGAAGCGCCGAATGGCGACAATTTGTTGTAA
- a CDS encoding Ribonucleotide reductase small subunit, putative (Similar to TIGR gene model, INSD accession AAW46310.1), with protein sequence MAAIHQAPLPYRRFSTTSPSFSVCSSATTEDSLGDMPRINDVRPIYDSSIASLEDKMGATRITLPRSIESLSNERSDSNKGRKPAGKDKMPMKFLEEEEEDILRESDSRFVLFPIKYNEIWQAYKRAQASFWTAEELDFGHDLIDWHDRMTEQERFFILRILAFFAASDGIVGENIVSQFSLEVQIAEARAFYSFQSMIEQVHSETYSLLIETYVRDAQEKDFLFRGMENIPCIKQKADWALKYITDELPFRTRLVAFACVEGIFFSGSFAAIFWLKKRGLMPGLTFSNELISRDEGMHTDFACLLYNHLKHRCSTDEVHRIVSEALVIEKQFLTDALPCALIGINAHLMCQYMEFVADRLVVDLGYPKIYNATNPFDWMELISLQGKANFFESRVSAYQKANVSRTATPSGQKEDERLTRRVFRTDADF encoded by the exons ATGGCAGCCATACACCAAGCTCCTCTACCGTACCGCAGGTTTAGCACAACGTCTCCTTCGTTCTCGGTCTGCTCCTCAGCAACTACTGAAGACAGCCTTGGTGACATGCCTCGGATCAACGATGTTCGGCCGATCTACGATTCTTCAATCGCGTCGCTGGAAGACAAGATGGGTGCTACAAGAATTACACTTCCAAGGTCTATCGAATCACTGAGTAACGAGAGAAGCGACAGCAATAAAGGGAGAAAGCCCGCTGGGAAGGATAAGATGCCAATGAAATTCCtagaagaggaagaggaagataTCTTGCGAGAGTCTGACTCTCGTTTCGTGCTTTTCCCCATCAAGTATAATGAA ATATGGCAAGCATATAAACGTGCCCAAGCTAGCTTTTGGACCGCAGAAGAGCTTGATTTTGGACATGACCTCATTGATTGGCATGACCGGATGACAGAACAGGAAAGATTTTTCATTCTAAGAATATTAGCATTCTTCGCAGCCTCAGATGGAATTGTTGGTG AAAATATTGTGTCACAATTTTCCCTCGAAGTTCAAATAGCAGAGGCACGCGCATTCTATTCCTTCCAATCAATGATTGAGCAAGTGCATTCTGAGACGTATAGTCTTTTGATCGAGACGTATGTTAGGGATGCGCAGGAGAAGGATTTTTTGTTCAGAGGAATGGAAAACA TCCCTTGTATAAAGCAAAAGGCTGATTGGGCATTGAAATACATCACAGATGAACTA CCTTTCCGAACTAGGCTGGTGGCTTTTGCATGCGTGGAAGGCATTTTCTTTTCTGGATCTTTTGCTGCTATCTTctggttgaagaagaggggaTTGATGCCTGGACTGACATTCTCAAACGAGTTGATCAGTAGGGATGAGGGGATGCACACA GACTTTGCATGTCTTTTGTATAACCATCTCAAGCACCGATGTTCGACAGATGAAGTTCACAGAATTGTCTCGGAGGCGTTGGTTATTGAAAAGCAGTTCCTCACCGATGCTCTTCCTTGTGCTTTAATAGGTATTAATGCCCAT TTGATGTGTCAATATATGGAATTCGTGGCCGACAGGCTCGTCGTTGACTTGGGCTATCCCAAGATCTACAATGCCACCAACCCCTTTGACTGGATGGAACTGATATCACTACAAGGCAAAGCCA ACTTCTTTGAATCCCGCGTATCTGCCTACCAGAAAGCCAACGTTTCCCGTACAGCTACTCCATCTGGCCAaaaagaggatgaaagaTTAACGAGGCGGGTGTTCAGGACGGACGCGGACTTTTAA